A window of the Nisaea acidiphila genome harbors these coding sequences:
- a CDS encoding DUF2794 domain-containing protein translates to MADLIRLKKSRSPRRGPFFTKNELGQLLSLYSSRVISGEWRDYAIDHSDDGAAFSIFRHSHELPLFSVSKKQRKGQRHPTFELTSGYKKLASSSSLVDVISRFEKLPRLVTG, encoded by the coding sequence ATGGCGGACTTGATTCGGCTCAAAAAAAGCCGGTCGCCGCGGCGCGGTCCCTTCTTCACCAAAAACGAACTTGGTCAGCTTCTCTCTCTCTATTCGAGCCGTGTGATCTCCGGCGAGTGGCGCGACTACGCGATCGATCATTCCGATGACGGCGCGGCATTCTCGATCTTCCGGCACAGTCATGAACTGCCGCTCTTCTCTGTCTCCAAGAAGCAACGCAAGGGTCAACGTCATCCGACCTTCGAGCTGACCTCCGGCTATAAAAAACTCGCATCCTCCTCCTCTTTAGTCGACGTTATCTCCCGTTTCGAAAAACTGCCCCGCCTCGTTACCGGCTAG
- a CDS encoding amidase — protein sequence MTSENRTTTPLWQWSAVELSGAIRDGRVSAADAVASAVGRIKAENGHINAIVVDQTDAALEQAASYDAILKKDGPIGPLHGVPVAIKINVDQEGTANSNGVTAFKDLIAPGDAPVVSNLKKAGAIIVGRSNTPEFSFRATTVNELHGRTFNPWDDNHSPGGSSGGASAAVAAGFCPIAHGNDIGGSLRFPAYQTGAVTVKPGQGRVPAYNPSGKEERSLLAQLMSVQGIIAREVRDVRLATRVLMQPDPHDPLQVPVPFDGPPVDQPIKVAFCRETNGYNIHPAIVSALEGAAAELEKAGYVVEEAAPRMIREAAAEALPALYADCEIFLGEAIKKYGSADIQKVFGYYFENYPPTDAEGLLRAMSRRTRYLRAWNLFLEEYPLVLTPFMMRPGFTWNEDADSSAGTRDIFDSSVYSWMINFLGLPAAIAPAGYHEDLPLSVQIIGRRFREDLALDAAEVLERANGIQIHELWRRKGLR from the coding sequence ATGACCAGCGAAAACCGCACCACCACTCCGCTTTGGCAATGGAGCGCCGTCGAGCTATCCGGCGCCATCCGCGACGGCCGCGTCAGCGCCGCCGATGCCGTTGCTTCCGCCGTCGGGCGAATCAAGGCGGAGAACGGACATATCAACGCGATCGTGGTCGATCAGACCGATGCCGCGCTGGAGCAGGCCGCTTCCTATGACGCGATCCTCAAAAAAGACGGCCCGATCGGGCCTCTGCACGGCGTGCCGGTCGCGATCAAGATCAATGTCGATCAGGAAGGCACCGCGAACAGCAACGGTGTGACCGCCTTCAAGGATCTGATCGCCCCGGGCGATGCGCCGGTCGTCAGCAATCTGAAGAAGGCGGGCGCGATCATCGTCGGGCGCAGCAACACGCCGGAATTCTCCTTCCGCGCCACTACGGTGAACGAGCTGCACGGTCGGACCTTCAACCCCTGGGACGACAACCATTCGCCGGGCGGCTCCTCTGGCGGCGCCTCCGCGGCGGTGGCAGCAGGCTTCTGCCCGATCGCGCACGGCAACGATATCGGCGGCTCGCTCCGTTTCCCGGCTTACCAGACCGGTGCGGTGACGGTGAAGCCGGGGCAGGGCCGGGTGCCGGCCTACAATCCGTCCGGCAAGGAGGAGCGTTCGCTCCTGGCGCAGCTCATGTCCGTGCAAGGGATCATCGCCCGCGAAGTGCGCGACGTCAGGCTCGCCACCCGTGTCCTGATGCAGCCGGATCCGCACGACCCGCTACAGGTTCCGGTCCCGTTCGACGGCCCGCCTGTGGATCAGCCGATCAAGGTCGCGTTTTGCCGCGAGACCAACGGCTACAACATTCATCCGGCGATCGTGTCGGCGCTGGAGGGCGCTGCAGCGGAGCTGGAGAAGGCCGGTTATGTCGTCGAGGAGGCGGCACCACGGATGATCCGCGAGGCTGCGGCGGAAGCCCTGCCGGCGCTCTATGCCGATTGCGAGATCTTCCTCGGCGAGGCGATCAAGAAATACGGCAGCGCCGATATCCAGAAGGTCTTCGGCTATTATTTCGAGAACTACCCGCCGACCGATGCGGAAGGGCTGTTGCGCGCCATGTCGCGCCGGACCCGCTATCTCCGGGCCTGGAATCTCTTCCTCGAAGAATATCCTCTGGTCCTGACGCCTTTCATGATGCGGCCGGGTTTCACCTGGAACGAAGACGCGGACAGCTCTGCCGGAACCCGCGATATCTTCGACTCCTCGGTCTATAGCTGGATGATCAATTTCCTCGGTCTTCCGGCGGCGATCGCGCCGGCGGGGTACCATGAGGACCTTCCGCTTTCGGTTCAGATCATCGGGCGCCGCTTCCGCGAGGACCTCGCGCTCGACGCGGCCGAGGTGCTGGAGCGGGCGAACGGCATACAGATCCATGAGCTCTGGCGCCGCAAAGGGCTTCGCTGA
- a CDS encoding tetratricopeptide repeat protein — translation MADIFREIDEELQQEKAARLWKRYGPYVLAVAVLIVLGVGGYRFWLSYDAKQKAAQSARYETAARALAEDPAAAAAEFGALAQDGNKGYAALASLQQAAALVEAGDLEAAIITYKKLADDTAVPAVFRDLARLLAVTHRIDSGDPTELSREISALANTSGPWRPLAREAEALIALKAGDKSKAREILETLTADAETPAQLRARATELLSAIASE, via the coding sequence GTGGCAGACATTTTTCGCGAGATTGACGAGGAACTCCAGCAGGAGAAGGCCGCCCGGCTTTGGAAACGGTACGGCCCCTATGTCCTCGCGGTGGCGGTTTTGATCGTTCTCGGGGTCGGCGGATACCGGTTCTGGCTTTCTTACGACGCGAAGCAGAAAGCGGCCCAGTCGGCGCGTTATGAAACAGCCGCGCGGGCGCTGGCTGAAGATCCGGCGGCGGCCGCTGCCGAGTTCGGCGCCCTGGCGCAGGACGGTAACAAGGGCTACGCCGCGCTCGCCTCGCTGCAGCAGGCGGCGGCCCTGGTCGAGGCCGGCGATCTCGAGGCCGCGATCATCACCTACAAGAAGCTCGCCGACGATACGGCCGTGCCTGCCGTCTTCCGCGATCTCGCCCGTCTTCTTGCCGTCACGCACCGGATCGACAGCGGCGATCCCACCGAACTCTCTCGCGAGATTTCAGCTCTTGCGAACACAAGCGGGCCGTGGCGCCCGCTGGCCCGCGAGGCCGAGGCGCTGATCGCGCTGAAAGCGGGCGACAAGTCAAAGGCACGGGAAATCCTTGAGACCCTGACGGCCGATGCGGAGACACCGGCGCAGCTACGCGCCCGGGCGACCGAGCTGCTCAGCGCCATCGCCAGCGAGTGA
- a CDS encoding PAS domain-containing protein: MQRKQATGIDDLDWVLGYWRSLRRDRIMPSRRDFDPTDIPPKILPHLLLVEVQDGNRFLYRIHGTAHVEAAGWDMTGSYLHELPERGGYRDYIVGIYERLLDEKAPLFTESTIHWKEYVSRSTQRLMMPFSNDGSTVHHVLSVQMFEFVSSDDRLKLNLSDFEGFGETQRYVVHG, from the coding sequence ATGCAGCGGAAGCAAGCGACTGGAATCGACGATCTGGACTGGGTCCTGGGCTACTGGCGCTCGTTGCGCCGGGATAGAATCATGCCGTCGCGGAGGGACTTTGACCCGACGGATATCCCCCCCAAAATACTGCCGCATCTCCTCTTGGTCGAAGTTCAGGACGGCAATCGGTTTCTCTACCGAATACATGGAACAGCCCATGTCGAAGCGGCTGGCTGGGATATGACCGGCTCGTATCTCCATGAGTTGCCCGAGCGTGGCGGCTATCGAGATTACATCGTGGGTATCTATGAGCGGCTGTTGGACGAAAAGGCGCCTCTTTTTACTGAGAGCACAATTCATTGGAAAGAGTATGTCTCGCGCTCCACGCAACGGTTGATGATGCCATTCTCGAACGATGGGAGCACAGTTCACCACGTGCTTTCAGTGCAAATGTTCGAATTTGTTTCGAGCGACGATAGATTAAAGCTCAACCTCTCTGATTTCGAAGGATTCGGCGAAACCCAGCGATACGTTGTCCATGGATGA
- a CDS encoding outer membrane protein assembly factor BamB family protein, translated as MTGLHFRRFSQCALLAGMLLLQGCSDGLFFGEEQDGPPLPGERLPVLALEQSLVADPNLAEQRIVLPRPVENADWPQPGGNAVHAMQHLAAGDVLSRVWTTDIGSGSDSDNQLIASPIVVDGMIYAMDSEGEISALKTENGERVWSAETRPDDEDDTIYPGAIAAGDGKLIAATGYSEVIAFDLKTGEEVWRSRLPGPTRGAPTVADGRVFLTILGNQSFALDLTDGTRIWSHTGIAEESALLGIASAAVSGSSAIIPYSSGELFVLRVENGRLLWNDNLSSVRGINAVSRLSDIRGNPVVDDGLVIAVSQSGRLIATDLQSGRRVWEARIGGNQTPWAAGDYVFVVSSLGEVLALTKRRGRIHWIQQLPVFENPEDKEGVITYSGPVLVSDRLLVGSSTGEVYAISPYSGKILGKIDVGSAVFIAPIVAGRTVYFLTDDGDLEAFR; from the coding sequence ATGACCGGTCTGCATTTCCGGCGGTTTTCGCAGTGCGCGCTCCTCGCCGGCATGTTGTTGCTCCAGGGGTGCAGCGACGGCCTGTTTTTCGGTGAAGAGCAGGACGGCCCGCCCCTGCCGGGCGAACGGCTGCCGGTGCTGGCACTTGAACAGAGCCTTGTCGCGGACCCGAATCTCGCCGAGCAGCGGATCGTGCTTCCGCGCCCGGTCGAGAATGCGGACTGGCCGCAACCCGGCGGCAATGCCGTCCATGCCATGCAGCATCTCGCCGCCGGCGATGTGCTCAGCCGGGTCTGGACGACCGATATCGGCAGCGGCTCCGACAGCGACAACCAGTTGATCGCGAGCCCGATCGTCGTCGACGGCATGATCTACGCAATGGATTCCGAAGGCGAGATTTCCGCCCTCAAGACCGAAAACGGCGAGCGGGTCTGGAGCGCCGAGACCCGGCCGGACGACGAGGACGACACGATCTATCCGGGGGCGATCGCTGCCGGAGACGGCAAGCTGATCGCCGCGACCGGCTATAGCGAGGTTATCGCCTTCGATCTGAAGACGGGGGAAGAAGTCTGGCGCAGCCGGCTCCCGGGACCGACCCGAGGTGCGCCGACCGTGGCGGACGGGCGTGTGTTCCTGACCATTCTCGGCAACCAGTCCTTCGCGCTCGATCTGACCGACGGTACGCGGATCTGGTCCCATACCGGGATCGCGGAGGAATCCGCGTTGCTCGGGATCGCCAGTGCCGCGGTCAGCGGCAGTTCGGCGATTATCCCCTATTCCTCGGGCGAGCTGTTCGTGCTCCGGGTGGAGAACGGGCGTCTGCTCTGGAACGACAACCTGAGCTCGGTTCGCGGGATCAATGCGGTGTCCCGGCTTTCCGACATCCGCGGCAATCCGGTTGTCGACGACGGGCTCGTGATCGCGGTCAGCCAATCCGGCCGGCTCATCGCGACGGATCTGCAATCCGGCCGGCGGGTCTGGGAAGCGCGGATCGGCGGCAACCAGACGCCGTGGGCGGCGGGCGACTATGTCTTCGTCGTTTCCAGCCTCGGCGAGGTGCTGGCGCTGACCAAGCGCCGGGGACGGATCCACTGGATCCAGCAGCTTCCCGTCTTCGAAAATCCGGAAGACAAGGAAGGCGTCATCACCTATTCCGGCCCGGTGCTGGTCAGTGACCGTCTTCTGGTCGGGTCCTCGACCGGCGAGGTCTATGCGATCTCGCCCTATTCCGGGAAGATCCTCGGCAAGATCGATGTCGGCTCCGCGGTCTTTATCGCACCGATCGTGGCCGGCAGAACGGTTTACTTCCTGACCGACGACGGAGATCTGGAAGCGTTCCGCTAG
- the der gene encoding ribosome biogenesis GTPase Der, whose protein sequence is MSFTVAIIGRPNVGKSTLFNRLVGKRIAIVDDQPGVTRDRREGEGRVGDLSFRLFDTAGLEDAENESLEGRMRLQTEAAVSEADAVLFVIDARAGVTPLDDHFARWLRREKQKVILVANKCEGKAGAPGLYEAFGLGLGDPVPLSAEHGEGLGELYDALNEFAPEEAHDDYAALDAAAEESDDIIDESPDGAETWRDAKAPDTIRLAIVGRPNVGKSTFVNALLGEDRMLTGPEAGITRDAIESDWVFEGQPFKLFDTAGLRRRSKVTQRLEYLSGEDTRRAIQFAHVVVLMLDATTMLEKQDLTIARMVVEEGRALVIAANKWDIVENREKALGHLRDRLQTSLPQVKGIPYITISAERGRNLDKLLKAVVDTYDTWNRRVSTSRLNRWLQDMTAMHPPPLAKGRRIKLRYMTQIKTRPPTFAAFVSQPTELPDAYTRYLVNGLRETFKLTAVPIRFYLRGSKNPYVKDE, encoded by the coding sequence ATGAGTTTCACTGTTGCCATCATTGGTCGCCCGAATGTGGGCAAATCGACCCTCTTCAACCGACTCGTCGGCAAGCGTATTGCCATCGTCGATGACCAGCCGGGCGTCACGCGCGACCGCCGCGAGGGCGAGGGCCGGGTCGGCGATCTGAGTTTCCGCCTGTTCGACACGGCCGGTCTCGAGGATGCCGAGAACGAGAGCCTAGAAGGCCGTATGCGCCTGCAGACCGAGGCCGCCGTTTCGGAAGCGGATGCTGTGCTGTTCGTGATCGATGCCCGCGCCGGCGTCACGCCGCTCGACGACCATTTTGCCCGCTGGCTCCGGCGCGAGAAGCAGAAGGTGATCCTCGTTGCCAACAAGTGCGAGGGCAAGGCGGGTGCGCCCGGCCTCTATGAGGCCTTCGGCCTCGGCCTTGGCGATCCGGTGCCGCTCTCGGCGGAGCATGGCGAGGGGCTGGGCGAACTCTATGACGCTCTGAACGAATTCGCGCCGGAAGAGGCGCATGACGATTACGCCGCGCTCGACGCCGCCGCCGAGGAGAGCGACGACATCATCGACGAGTCGCCAGACGGCGCGGAGACCTGGCGCGACGCCAAGGCGCCGGACACGATCCGGCTTGCCATCGTCGGCCGCCCGAATGTCGGCAAATCCACCTTCGTGAACGCCCTGCTCGGCGAGGACCGGATGCTGACCGGTCCCGAAGCCGGCATCACCCGGGATGCGATCGAGAGCGATTGGGTATTCGAGGGCCAGCCCTTCAAACTGTTCGATACGGCGGGCCTCAGGCGCCGCTCGAAAGTCACCCAGCGGCTCGAATACCTCTCTGGTGAGGATACCCGCCGCGCCATCCAGTTCGCCCATGTCGTGGTGCTGATGCTGGATGCGACCACGATGCTGGAGAAGCAGGACCTGACCATCGCCCGCATGGTGGTCGAGGAGGGGCGCGCGCTCGTCATCGCCGCAAACAAGTGGGACATCGTCGAGAACCGGGAGAAGGCGCTCGGCCATCTCCGCGACCGGCTGCAGACCTCTCTGCCGCAGGTCAAAGGCATTCCCTACATCACCATCTCTGCCGAGCGCGGGCGCAATCTCGACAAGCTGCTGAAGGCGGTGGTCGATACCTACGACACCTGGAACCGCCGGGTTTCCACTTCGCGGCTGAACCGCTGGCTGCAGGACATGACGGCGATGCATCCGCCGCCGCTCGCAAAGGGACGCCGGATCAAGCTGCGCTACATGACGCAGATCAAGACGCGGCCGCCGACCTTCGCCGCTTTCGTCAGCCAGCCGACGGAATTGCCGGACGCCTATACCCGGTATCTCGTGAACGGGCTGCGCGAGACTTTCAAGCTGACCGCGGTGCCGATTCGCTTTTACCTGCGCGGCAGCAAGAATCCCTATGTGAAGGACGAATAG
- a CDS encoding right-handed parallel beta-helix repeat-containing protein gives MSLTIDSFVGDGTQTQFTLSADPGSPNNVIVQIEANVQLVSAYTISGQTLTFSQAPASGSEIEVRLPAVSLATPISVDTYTGDGTTTTFAISGPPPQTKNNVLCMISGVVQTSESYYVAGSDLVFFTAPANGQAIEIRGSVLGITTPIGIRSYIGDGVTTDFDLLVTPASKNDFLIFLNGVVLLTSGYDISANILLLPSAPVQNSVLEVHYLQDQVPVIGVVADGSVTTPKLADDAVTIAKIASNAVGDEQLTETGVTAGSYSNPTVTVDANGRVLDIASGSVSIFNVKAYGATGDGTTDDYSAIMSAIAAIPASGGMLFFPAGRYRSSGRLTISNRPINVVGAGIAVTEIFWDNAASSGIQISQNDETYFTTVQSMTLASAQPVANQTALEIDFSQSGIDDRDAGIISVSDLMIMPTTEATDGWHTGIHLIDGHGAKVDSITLRGNNAGNSQAQRTVSQHGIHIGGSTRLPVEIIVERVRGFYWHTVVLISSSSSSSPNDRAEGIRIGNCDFVAVGRGVHANINENNASPHFSVYETHVNFYEYGVFFQGTVQTFTSNCLFYQNPNGVQNAAGVYSQRSTPSGGPAANSRDNIITGNTFVKLGQTYDYNAIVIEGDRATIANNIVNSSTTAIWIKKETVSPFASPTSMAITGNVIESSNHGLYLEEANNISIQGTIFNNVLTEIANISSTDVKINNGFKGCLLHNNSDFGAGIVSWSSETYDTDGFHTSGSQITIPAGKGIQLVRVSCQGSSRGNGNGSTGVMILNIKKNGAGNYPGEARYYQSNIPMNVIASAEVQTAVIPVADNDVFECEFGLSSGNFDYRRCWFSIEVIG, from the coding sequence ATGTCACTTACTATTGATTCATTCGTCGGTGATGGCACCCAGACACAATTCACGCTGAGTGCAGATCCTGGATCGCCAAACAATGTCATTGTACAAATCGAGGCGAATGTTCAGCTTGTCAGCGCCTACACAATTTCCGGCCAAACCCTGACGTTCTCTCAGGCGCCGGCATCGGGAAGCGAAATCGAGGTCCGGCTCCCAGCGGTCTCTTTGGCAACACCGATCTCTGTCGACACATATACCGGCGACGGTACGACCACGACATTTGCAATCAGCGGCCCGCCTCCCCAGACCAAGAACAATGTCCTATGCATGATATCCGGGGTCGTTCAGACCTCCGAAAGCTACTATGTCGCAGGCAGCGACTTAGTCTTCTTCACCGCGCCGGCCAATGGCCAGGCCATCGAAATCCGGGGATCGGTTCTGGGGATCACGACTCCGATCGGAATCCGATCCTACATCGGTGATGGAGTCACGACGGATTTCGACCTGCTGGTGACACCTGCATCGAAAAACGATTTCCTCATTTTTCTCAACGGCGTTGTTCTGCTGACCTCGGGTTATGATATTTCGGCCAACATTCTGCTTCTACCGAGCGCACCGGTTCAAAACAGCGTTCTGGAAGTGCATTATCTTCAGGACCAAGTTCCGGTAATCGGCGTCGTCGCCGATGGATCGGTCACCACACCCAAGCTGGCCGACGATGCAGTCACGATAGCCAAGATTGCCTCGAACGCGGTCGGCGACGAACAACTGACCGAGACCGGAGTAACGGCCGGAAGCTATTCCAACCCGACCGTGACAGTCGATGCCAACGGCCGCGTCCTTGATATCGCAAGCGGTTCCGTCAGCATATTCAACGTCAAGGCCTACGGCGCCACGGGTGACGGTACGACCGACGATTATTCGGCCATCATGAGTGCCATCGCGGCGATACCGGCCTCGGGCGGCATGCTCTTCTTCCCCGCAGGACGTTATCGCTCCTCTGGCCGACTGACAATTTCAAACCGTCCGATCAATGTCGTTGGAGCCGGCATCGCTGTCACGGAGATATTCTGGGACAATGCCGCCTCGTCAGGGATCCAGATCTCACAGAACGACGAGACTTACTTCACTACGGTCCAATCCATGACGCTGGCCAGCGCCCAGCCGGTCGCGAACCAGACCGCATTGGAGATCGACTTCAGCCAGTCCGGCATCGATGATCGCGATGCAGGAATTATCTCGGTTTCCGACCTAATGATCATGCCGACGACCGAAGCGACCGACGGCTGGCATACCGGGATTCATCTGATCGACGGCCATGGAGCGAAGGTCGATAGCATCACGTTGAGGGGGAACAACGCGGGCAATTCCCAGGCTCAGCGCACAGTGTCCCAACATGGCATTCACATCGGGGGGTCGACCCGACTTCCTGTCGAAATCATCGTCGAACGCGTCCGCGGATTCTATTGGCACACCGTGGTCCTGATTTCCTCAAGCAGTTCCTCCAGTCCGAACGATCGTGCCGAAGGCATACGTATCGGAAACTGCGACTTCGTCGCCGTGGGGAGGGGTGTTCACGCGAACATCAACGAGAATAATGCGTCGCCTCACTTTTCCGTTTATGAGACCCACGTGAATTTCTATGAGTACGGCGTGTTCTTCCAGGGCACTGTCCAGACATTCACCTCTAATTGTCTGTTCTACCAAAACCCGAACGGTGTCCAGAATGCAGCTGGTGTCTACTCGCAGCGGAGCACCCCGTCGGGCGGCCCCGCAGCCAACTCCCGCGATAACATCATAACCGGCAATACCTTTGTCAAATTGGGGCAGACCTACGACTACAACGCGATCGTCATCGAAGGTGATCGGGCAACCATTGCGAATAACATCGTAAACAGCTCGACAACTGCAATTTGGATAAAGAAAGAAACAGTATCTCCCTTTGCATCGCCAACTTCGATGGCAATCACAGGGAATGTAATTGAATCCTCAAACCATGGCCTTTATCTCGAGGAAGCCAATAATATCTCCATACAGGGAACAATATTTAACAATGTATTAACAGAAATAGCGAACATATCTTCAACGGACGTAAAAATAAATAATGGATTCAAAGGCTGTTTACTGCACAACAATTCAGATTTCGGAGCCGGAATTGTTTCTTGGTCTTCTGAAACATACGATACCGACGGCTTTCATACATCCGGCTCACAGATAACCATTCCGGCAGGGAAAGGCATCCAGTTGGTGCGCGTCAGTTGTCAGGGAAGCAGCAGGGGAAACGGAAACGGAAGTACAGGCGTGATGATCCTGAACATCAAAAAGAACGGTGCGGGCAACTATCCGGGCGAGGCCCGTTATTACCAATCGAACATTCCCATGAACGTCATCGCATCGGCGGAGGTTCAGACCGCCGTAATTCCGGTTGCCGACAACGATGTATTCGAGTGCGAATTCGGACTATCGAGCGGAAACTTCGACTATCGGCGGTGCTGGTTTTCAATCGAGGTCATAGGATAA
- a CDS encoding zinc-dependent alcohol dehydrogenase family protein produces MKAVLYEAFCEPPKLVTVPDPVPEHHGVVLKVEATGVCRSDWHGWVGHDGDIELPHVPGHELAGVVAEVGKDVTRWKVGDRVTVPFVGGCGTCPECHAGHQQVCANQFQPGFTHWGSFAELVSIHKADLNLVALPEQVSFATAASFGCRFATSFRAVVDQGKTSAGQWVAVHGCGGVGLSAIMIAEAIGANVVAIDISEEKLALAKKLGAVHTINAATVADVPEAVIELTKGGAHVSLDALGHPTTCFNSIRNLRKRGKHVQVGLMLAEHATPAVPMAKVIADELEILGSHGMQAHRYDAMLAMVLSGKLAPDLLVGKEISLEDSIEALMQMDSFQAVGATVVTRF; encoded by the coding sequence ATGAAAGCCGTCCTTTACGAAGCCTTTTGCGAACCGCCGAAACTGGTCACGGTTCCAGACCCGGTCCCGGAGCATCACGGCGTCGTGCTCAAGGTCGAGGCGACCGGCGTCTGCCGGAGCGACTGGCACGGATGGGTCGGGCATGACGGCGATATCGAGCTGCCGCATGTGCCTGGGCACGAGCTCGCGGGTGTGGTCGCCGAGGTCGGCAAGGACGTCACACGGTGGAAGGTCGGCGACCGGGTGACGGTGCCCTTCGTCGGCGGCTGCGGAACCTGTCCCGAATGCCATGCCGGCCACCAGCAGGTCTGCGCAAACCAATTCCAGCCCGGCTTCACCCATTGGGGCTCCTTTGCCGAACTGGTCTCGATCCACAAGGCGGACCTGAACCTCGTTGCCCTTCCCGAGCAGGTCAGCTTCGCGACGGCGGCGAGTTTCGGCTGCCGGTTCGCCACCTCGTTCCGCGCCGTCGTCGACCAGGGAAAGACGTCTGCCGGTCAGTGGGTCGCGGTGCATGGCTGCGGCGGCGTAGGGCTTTCCGCCATCATGATCGCGGAGGCGATCGGGGCGAACGTGGTCGCCATCGACATTTCCGAGGAGAAACTCGCGCTGGCGAAGAAGCTCGGCGCCGTGCACACGATCAATGCGGCAACGGTCGCAGACGTTCCGGAAGCGGTCATCGAACTGACGAAAGGCGGCGCGCATGTCTCGCTCGACGCGCTCGGCCATCCGACGACCTGCTTCAACTCGATCAGGAACCTGCGCAAGCGGGGCAAACACGTTCAGGTCGGGTTGATGCTGGCGGAGCATGCGACGCCGGCAGTGCCGATGGCGAAGGTGATCGCTGACGAGCTTGAGATCCTCGGCAGTCATGGCATGCAGGCGCACCGCTACGACGCGATGCTGGCCATGGTGCTTTCCGGCAAGCTGGCGCCCGATCTTCTGGTTGGCAAGGAGATCAGCCTGGAGGATTCCATCGAAGCCCTGATGCAAATGGACAGTTTCCAGGCGGTCGGCGCGACGGTCGTCACCCGGTTCTGA
- a CDS encoding CoA transferase, producing MSPLSYFLSEIRKAARLPERPEPLFAESGALPSAYAVSDLAAASVGAAGEALADLIAARHGTPPEVAVDRRLASFWFKSSLRPDGWELPPVWDAVAGDYATGDGWIRLHTNAPHHRKAALSVLGVPNDETADRTKVAAAVREWDGTPLEDAIVSAGGCAGEMRSAADWATHPQGRAVAAEPLLHHEAFAGPDAATWEVVPARPLTGIKVLDLTRVLAGPTATRFLAGYGADVLRVDPPQELWDEALEEEMLLGKRSAVLDLRTENELERLKELIADADVMVHGYRSDALAAFGLDAPRRRALNPGLVDVSLCAYGWTGPWATRRGFDSIVQMSSGIAETGMRHYGKDKPTPLPVQALDYATGFIVAAAVLSGLAERVRSGAGATFRTSLARTANLLEGQFQADGTPEFAPETEADLAPQVENTHWGPARRLASPVELSTTPVFWSIPAGPVGTSEPVWRTA from the coding sequence ATGTCGCCACTCTCGTACTTCCTTTCCGAAATTCGGAAGGCCGCGCGCCTGCCCGAGCGTCCGGAGCCGCTTTTCGCCGAATCCGGCGCCCTGCCTTCGGCCTATGCCGTCTCGGATCTCGCGGCGGCATCGGTCGGCGCCGCCGGCGAGGCGCTTGCCGATCTGATCGCGGCCCGTCACGGCACACCGCCGGAAGTCGCGGTGGACCGCCGCCTCGCCTCTTTCTGGTTCAAGAGTTCACTCCGGCCGGACGGCTGGGAGCTGCCACCGGTCTGGGACGCGGTCGCCGGCGACTACGCGACCGGCGACGGCTGGATCCGGCTCCACACCAACGCGCCGCATCACCGCAAGGCCGCACTCTCCGTCCTCGGCGTGCCGAACGACGAGACCGCCGATCGCACGAAGGTCGCCGCCGCGGTCCGGGAGTGGGACGGAACGCCGCTTGAGGATGCAATCGTCTCCGCCGGCGGCTGCGCCGGGGAAATGCGCTCCGCCGCCGACTGGGCCACACATCCCCAGGGCAGGGCGGTGGCCGCCGAGCCGCTGCTGCATCACGAGGCCTTTGCCGGTCCCGACGCCGCCACCTGGGAGGTCGTGCCCGCACGGCCGCTGACCGGCATCAAGGTGCTGGACCTGACCCGCGTACTGGCCGGTCCCACCGCGACCCGCTTCCTTGCCGGCTACGGCGCCGACGTGCTGCGGGTCGATCCGCCGCAGGAGCTCTGGGACGAGGCGCTGGAAGAGGAGATGCTGCTCGGCAAGCGCTCCGCAGTGCTCGATCTGCGCACGGAGAACGAGCTGGAGCGGCTGAAGGAGCTGATCGCCGATGCCGATGTTATGGTGCACGGCTATCGCTCGGACGCGCTCGCCGCGTTCGGCCTCGATGCGCCGCGACGCCGTGCGCTCAATCCGGGTCTCGTAGATGTCTCCCTCTGCGCCTATGGTTGGACCGGACCCTGGGCGACCCGGCGCGGTTTCGACAGCATCGTTCAGATGAGCAGCGGTATTGCCGAGACCGGCATGCGCCACTACGGCAAGGACAAGCCGACGCCATTGCCGGTCCAGGCGCTCGATTACGCGACCGGCTTCATTGTCGCCGCCGCCGTCCTCAGCGGCCTTGCCGAGCGCGTGCGGAGCGGTGCGGGCGCGACCTTCCGTACCTCTCTCGCCCGCACGGCGAACCTGCTGGAAGGTCAGTTCCAGGCCGATGGCACGCCGGAATTCGCGCCCGAGACCGAGGCCGATCTGGCACCCCAGGTTGAAAACACCCACTGGGGACCGGCGCGGCGGCTCGCGAGCCCTGTCGAACTCTCGACAACCCCTGTTTTCTGGAGCATTCCGGCTGGACCGGTCGGCACATCGGAACCCGTCTGGCGCACGGCCTGA